In one window of Rhinopithecus roxellana isolate Shanxi Qingling chromosome 15, ASM756505v1, whole genome shotgun sequence DNA:
- the POLD4 gene encoding DNA polymerase delta subunit 4 isoform X2: MGRKRLITDSYPVVKRREGPAGHSKGELAPELGEEPQPRDEEEAELELLRQFDLAWQYGPCTGITRLQRWCRAKQMGLEPPPEVWEVLKTHPGDPRFQCSLWHLYPL, from the exons ATGGGCCGGAAGCGGCTCATCACTGATTCCTACCCGGTTGtgaagaggagggaggggccCGCTGGGCACAGCAAGGGGGAGCTGGCACCCGAGCTAG GGGAGGAGCCCCAGCCCCGCGACGAGGAGGAAGCGGAGCTGGAGCTGCTGAGGCAGTTTGACCTGGCCTGGCAGTACGGGCCCTGCACCG GGATCACACGGCTGCAGCGCTGGTGTCGGGCCAAGCAGATGGGCTTGGAGCCTCCCCCAGAGGTGTGGGAGGTGCTGAAGACCCACCCTGGAGACCCCCGCTTCCAGTGCAG CCTCTGGCATCTCTATCCCCTATGA
- the CLCF1 gene encoding cardiotrophin-like cytokine factor 1 isoform X1, with protein MLAHTQGHTCQRLSQLTHRYTLKYLLIDTYACQVLFLKHTHASLSFPSRQECFPSSIPSASHLVSHPHPPSSPRWGHTPEGLPDASLCGPGPHSCFSSILPTGDSWGMLACLCTVLWHLPAVPALNRTGDPGPGPSIQKTYDLTRYLEHQLRSLAGTYLNYLGPPFNEPDFNPPRLGAETLPRATVDLEVWRSLNDKLRLTQNYEAYSHLLCYLRGLNRQAATAELRRSLAHFCTSLQGLLGSIAGVMAALGYPLPQPLPGTEPTWTPGPAHSDFLQKMDDFWLLKELQTWLWRSAKDFNRLKKKMQPPAAAVTLHLGAHGF; from the exons atgttggCACACACACAGGGGCACACATGCCAAAGACTCTCTCAGCTGACACACAGATACACTCTCAAGTATCTACTGATAGACACTTATGCGTGCCAAGTCCTCTtcctcaaacacacacacgcctctctttctttcccctctcgCCAGGAGTGTTTtccctcctccatcccctctgcctcccatctGGTGTCCCACCCTCACCCACCTTCCAGCCCAAGGTGGGGACACACACCTGAGGGGCTGCCAGATGCTTCCCTGTGTGGGCCTGGGCCGCACTCATGCTTCTCGTCCATCCTGCCCACAGGGGACTCGTGGGGGATGTTAGCGTGCCTGTGCACGGTGCTCTGGCACCTCCCTGCAGTGCCAGCTCTCAATCGCACAGGGGACCCAGGGCCTGGCCCCTCCATCCAGAAAACTTATGACCTCACCCGCTACCTGGAGCACCAACTCCGCAGCTTGGCTGGGACCTAT CTAAACTACCTGGGCCCTCCTTTCAACGAGCCTGACTTCAACCCTCCCCGCCTGGGGGCAGAGACTCTGCCCAGGGCCACTGTTGACTTGGAGGTGTGGCGAAGCCTCAATGACAAACTGCGGCTGACCCAGAACTACGAGGCCTACAGCCACCTTCTGTGTTACTTGCGTGGCCTCAACCGTCAGGCTGCCACTGCTGAGCTGCGCCGCAGCCTGGCCCACTTCTGCACCAGCCTCCAGGGCCTGCTGGGCAGCATTGCAGGTGTCATGGCAGCTCTGGGCTACCCACTGCCCCAGCCGCTGCCTGGGACTGAACCCACATGGACTCCTGGCCCTGCCCACAGTGACTTCCTCCAGAAGATGGATGACTTCTGGCTGCTGAAGGAGCTGCAGACCTGGCTGTGGCGCTCGGCTAAGGACTTCAACCGGCTCAAGAAGAAGATGCAGCCTCCAGCAGCTGCAGTCACCCTGCACCTGGGGGCTCATGGCTTCTGA
- the CLCF1 gene encoding cardiotrophin-like cytokine factor 1 isoform X3, translating into MDLRAGDSWGMLACLCTVLWHLPAVPALNRTGDPGPGPSIQKTYDLTRYLEHQLRSLAGTYLNYLGPPFNEPDFNPPRLGAETLPRATVDLEVWRSLNDKLRLTQNYEAYSHLLCYLRGLNRQAATAELRRSLAHFCTSLQGLLGSIAGVMAALGYPLPQPLPGTEPTWTPGPAHSDFLQKMDDFWLLKELQTWLWRSAKDFNRLKKKMQPPAAAVTLHLGAHGF; encoded by the exons ATGGACCTCCGAGCAG GGGACTCGTGGGGGATGTTAGCGTGCCTGTGCACGGTGCTCTGGCACCTCCCTGCAGTGCCAGCTCTCAATCGCACAGGGGACCCAGGGCCTGGCCCCTCCATCCAGAAAACTTATGACCTCACCCGCTACCTGGAGCACCAACTCCGCAGCTTGGCTGGGACCTAT CTAAACTACCTGGGCCCTCCTTTCAACGAGCCTGACTTCAACCCTCCCCGCCTGGGGGCAGAGACTCTGCCCAGGGCCACTGTTGACTTGGAGGTGTGGCGAAGCCTCAATGACAAACTGCGGCTGACCCAGAACTACGAGGCCTACAGCCACCTTCTGTGTTACTTGCGTGGCCTCAACCGTCAGGCTGCCACTGCTGAGCTGCGCCGCAGCCTGGCCCACTTCTGCACCAGCCTCCAGGGCCTGCTGGGCAGCATTGCAGGTGTCATGGCAGCTCTGGGCTACCCACTGCCCCAGCCGCTGCCTGGGACTGAACCCACATGGACTCCTGGCCCTGCCCACAGTGACTTCCTCCAGAAGATGGATGACTTCTGGCTGCTGAAGGAGCTGCAGACCTGGCTGTGGCGCTCGGCTAAGGACTTCAACCGGCTCAAGAAGAAGATGCAGCCTCCAGCAGCTGCAGTCACCCTGCACCTGGGGGCTCATGGCTTCTGA
- the CLCF1 gene encoding cardiotrophin-like cytokine factor 1 isoform X2 encodes MVPTAGEPAAGDSWGMLACLCTVLWHLPAVPALNRTGDPGPGPSIQKTYDLTRYLEHQLRSLAGTYLNYLGPPFNEPDFNPPRLGAETLPRATVDLEVWRSLNDKLRLTQNYEAYSHLLCYLRGLNRQAATAELRRSLAHFCTSLQGLLGSIAGVMAALGYPLPQPLPGTEPTWTPGPAHSDFLQKMDDFWLLKELQTWLWRSAKDFNRLKKKMQPPAAAVTLHLGAHGF; translated from the exons ATGGTGCCCACGGCCGGGGAGCCGGCTGCAG GGGACTCGTGGGGGATGTTAGCGTGCCTGTGCACGGTGCTCTGGCACCTCCCTGCAGTGCCAGCTCTCAATCGCACAGGGGACCCAGGGCCTGGCCCCTCCATCCAGAAAACTTATGACCTCACCCGCTACCTGGAGCACCAACTCCGCAGCTTGGCTGGGACCTAT CTAAACTACCTGGGCCCTCCTTTCAACGAGCCTGACTTCAACCCTCCCCGCCTGGGGGCAGAGACTCTGCCCAGGGCCACTGTTGACTTGGAGGTGTGGCGAAGCCTCAATGACAAACTGCGGCTGACCCAGAACTACGAGGCCTACAGCCACCTTCTGTGTTACTTGCGTGGCCTCAACCGTCAGGCTGCCACTGCTGAGCTGCGCCGCAGCCTGGCCCACTTCTGCACCAGCCTCCAGGGCCTGCTGGGCAGCATTGCAGGTGTCATGGCAGCTCTGGGCTACCCACTGCCCCAGCCGCTGCCTGGGACTGAACCCACATGGACTCCTGGCCCTGCCCACAGTGACTTCCTCCAGAAGATGGATGACTTCTGGCTGCTGAAGGAGCTGCAGACCTGGCTGTGGCGCTCGGCTAAGGACTTCAACCGGCTCAAGAAGAAGATGCAGCCTCCAGCAGCTGCAGTCACCCTGCACCTGGGGGCTCATGGCTTCTGA
- the POLD4 gene encoding DNA polymerase delta subunit 4 isoform X1 gives MGRKRLITDSYPVVKRREGPAGHSKGELAPELGEEPQPRDEEEAELELLRQFDLAWQYGPCTGENLPSPTEVPLPDSPVTHMSLKSPKRLCDSDPQALSPPNTHILQLRLYPTPHKAPESSSHPGRDHTAAALVSGQADGLGASPRGVGGAEDPPWRPPLPVQPLASLSPMRHHV, from the exons ATGGGCCGGAAGCGGCTCATCACTGATTCCTACCCGGTTGtgaagaggagggaggggccCGCTGGGCACAGCAAGGGGGAGCTGGCACCCGAGCTAG GGGAGGAGCCCCAGCCCCGCGACGAGGAGGAAGCGGAGCTGGAGCTGCTGAGGCAGTTTGACCTGGCCTGGCAGTACGGGCCCTGCACCGGTGAGAACCTACCCAGCCCCACGGAGGTGCCTCTCCCAGACAGTCCCGTCACCCACATGTCTCTGAAGTCACCCAAGCGCTTGTGTGACTCTGACCCTCAGGCACTGtctcccccaaacacacacattctCCAGCTCAGACTCTACCCCACCCCCCACAAGGCTCCAGAGTCTTCTTCCCACCCTGGCAGGGATCACACGGCTGCAGCGCTGGTGTCGGGCCAAGCAGATGGGCTTGGAGCCTCCCCCAGAGGTGTGGGAGGTGCTGAAGACCCACCCTGGAGACCCCCGCTTCCAGTGCAG CCTCTGGCATCTCTATCCCCTATGAGGCACCATGTATGA